In a single window of the Streptacidiphilus sp. P02-A3a genome:
- a CDS encoding C39 family peptidase: protein MTTSPTTNDPADGGVVRNQVPYYSQWETPELVGDIIGGRIDAADDPAWHRSGAETAEEYGYWSWRACGMACLRMALRHWQGSAPPMMDLARDLLAAGAYVKRPDGGLDGLIYAPFAVRVQQRFGLLAQARPELPVADVRAELRAGRLVMLSVHPAIRTHLVDPPRRGGHLVLAVGADPGAVTFHNPSGLYRESQEYARVPWDRLEPFYAGRGVVLGRTAEA, encoded by the coding sequence ATGACCACGTCCCCCACCACCAACGATCCGGCCGACGGCGGCGTGGTCCGCAACCAGGTGCCGTACTACTCGCAGTGGGAGACACCGGAGCTGGTCGGCGACATCATCGGCGGTCGGATCGACGCCGCCGACGACCCGGCCTGGCACCGGTCCGGGGCCGAGACGGCGGAGGAGTACGGCTACTGGTCCTGGCGCGCCTGCGGCATGGCCTGCCTGCGGATGGCGCTGCGGCACTGGCAGGGCTCGGCGCCGCCGATGATGGACCTGGCCCGGGATCTGCTCGCCGCCGGAGCCTATGTGAAGCGCCCGGACGGCGGCCTGGACGGGCTGATCTACGCGCCGTTCGCGGTGCGCGTCCAGCAGCGCTTCGGGCTGCTCGCACAGGCCAGGCCGGAGCTGCCGGTCGCCGACGTCCGGGCGGAGCTGCGGGCCGGACGGCTGGTGATGCTGTCGGTGCACCCCGCGATCCGCACCCACCTGGTCGACCCGCCGCGCCGGGGCGGCCACCTGGTACTGGCGGTCGGCGCCGACCCGGGGGCGGTCACCTTCCACAACCCGTCCGGGCTGTACCGGGAGTCGCAGGAGTACGCGCGGGTGCCCTGGGACCGGCTTGAGCCCTTCTACGCCGGGCGCGGCGTGGTCCTCGGCCGCACCGCCGAGGCCTGA
- the murF gene encoding UDP-N-acetylmuramoyl-tripeptide--D-alanyl-D-alanine ligase: MLPLSPREIAAVVGGSPHQLPDPDALVTGPVVIDSRAVTSGSVFVAIAGERVDGHDYAAAAVADGAALVLAERPVPAPAVLVPDVRRALDALAASTARRLPAATRIGLTGSSGKTSTKDLLGQVLAQDGPTTATADNQNNELGVPLTVLAATPETRYLVLEMGARGLGDLSRLTRLVPLDVAVVLNVGTAHLGEFGTPEVIAQAKGELVEALGPDGIAVLNADDHRVAAMAERTQGSVTLFGLSARARIRAEDVSLDALGRPRFTLITPTGKAPVALRLLGAHQVSNALAVAAVAHRLGLPTDLVADALGRADTVTGGRMQLFDRADGVTVIDDAYNANPESMRAGLQALAAMGGGRRTVAVLGAMAELGDTAPEAHRAVGRLAGELGLGLVVGVGGEEAELITTAAAEHGCAVHRLPDPATAAAELDGGLLRPGDVVLVKSSRASGLRAVARALATGHS, translated from the coding sequence GTGTTGCCGCTGAGTCCGCGCGAGATCGCCGCCGTCGTGGGCGGCAGCCCGCACCAGCTCCCCGACCCGGACGCGCTGGTCACCGGCCCGGTGGTGATCGACTCCCGGGCGGTGACCAGCGGCAGTGTCTTCGTCGCGATCGCGGGCGAACGGGTGGACGGCCACGACTACGCCGCCGCCGCGGTCGCCGACGGCGCCGCGCTGGTGCTGGCCGAGCGCCCGGTCCCGGCCCCGGCGGTGCTGGTCCCCGACGTGCGCCGGGCGCTGGACGCGCTGGCCGCCAGTACCGCGCGCCGACTGCCCGCCGCCACCCGGATCGGGCTGACCGGCTCCAGCGGCAAGACCTCCACCAAGGACCTGCTCGGCCAGGTGCTGGCCCAGGACGGCCCGACCACCGCGACCGCCGACAACCAGAACAACGAACTCGGCGTCCCGCTCACCGTGCTCGCGGCCACCCCGGAGACCCGCTACCTGGTGCTGGAGATGGGCGCCCGCGGACTCGGCGACCTCAGTCGGCTGACCCGGCTGGTCCCGCTGGACGTCGCGGTGGTGCTCAACGTGGGTACGGCGCACCTCGGCGAGTTCGGCACGCCCGAGGTCATCGCGCAGGCCAAGGGCGAGCTGGTGGAGGCACTGGGGCCGGACGGGATCGCGGTGCTCAACGCCGACGACCACCGGGTCGCCGCGATGGCCGAGCGCACCCAGGGCTCGGTCACCCTGTTCGGGCTCTCCGCGCGAGCGCGGATCCGGGCCGAGGACGTCTCCCTGGACGCCCTCGGCCGCCCCCGCTTCACGCTGATCACCCCCACCGGCAAGGCCCCGGTGGCGCTCCGGCTGCTGGGCGCGCACCAGGTCTCCAACGCACTGGCGGTCGCCGCCGTCGCCCACCGGCTCGGCCTGCCGACCGACCTGGTCGCGGACGCCCTCGGCCGGGCCGACACGGTCACCGGCGGACGCATGCAACTGTTCGACCGCGCGGACGGCGTGACCGTGATCGACGACGCCTACAACGCCAACCCCGAATCCATGCGGGCCGGCCTCCAGGCCCTGGCCGCCATGGGCGGCGGACGCCGCACGGTGGCCGTGCTCGGCGCGATGGCCGAGCTCGGCGACACCGCGCCGGAGGCACACCGGGCGGTCGGCCGCCTCGCGGGCGAACTCGGGCTGGGGCTGGTGGTCGGCGTCGGCGGCGAGGAGGCCGAGCTGATCACCACCGCCGCCGCCGAGCACGGCTGCGCCGTGCACCGGCTGCCGGACCCGGCCACGGCGGCGGCCGAACTGGACGGCGGCCTGCTGCGGCCGGGCGACGTGGTGCTGGTCAAGTCCAGCCGCGCCTCCGGCCTGCGCGCGGTGGCCAGGGCCCTGGCCACCGGCCACAGCTGA
- a CDS encoding STAS domain-containing protein translates to MYEKCPDAHPRPHPLAVPATTAAPTPDYTCVCTLTVQGLTIVELSGEIDLAGAGLVSTHLDQVTASNRPRILVDLRRVSFIDAGGLGPLARARDRALRRGGELSLVCTDPRILRTLRLAGLLPGFPLIPAPPRPHVG, encoded by the coding sequence GTGTACGAGAAGTGCCCCGACGCACACCCCCGCCCGCATCCCCTGGCCGTCCCGGCGACCACTGCGGCGCCCACGCCCGACTACACCTGCGTCTGCACGCTGACCGTCCAGGGCCTGACCATCGTCGAACTGTCCGGTGAGATCGACCTCGCCGGAGCCGGACTGGTCAGCACCCACCTGGACCAGGTCACCGCCAGCAACCGCCCCCGGATCCTGGTCGACCTGCGCCGGGTCAGCTTCATCGACGCGGGCGGCCTCGGCCCACTGGCCCGGGCCCGGGACCGGGCGCTGCGCCGGGGTGGCGAACTGTCGCTGGTCTGCACCGACCCGCGGATCCTGCGCACCCTGCGGCTGGCCGGGTTGCTCCCCGGATTCCCGCTCATCCCGGCGCCGCCACGCCCCCACGTGGGCTGA
- a CDS encoding DUF6461 domain-containing protein, whose translation MTGLGWMYDGDLPLLSLTFARGLTAGQLLERMGADPATIAGRDREAFYADFGDIVFDDDANVVSAGRCGQWAWVWEHAGWLCVEDGDLVRNASIGTAALVLNANEKPMVEFGYAEDGRLVTAFNTILGLAPRDRTGSDPHRFDAELLALGADPDRDETGPLGLRGLFLGLAESLGVGIPGDLHGAETLSARLRPRQ comes from the coding sequence ATGACCGGATTGGGCTGGATGTACGACGGCGATCTACCGCTGCTGAGCCTCACCTTCGCGCGTGGCCTCACGGCCGGGCAGCTGCTGGAGCGGATGGGCGCGGACCCGGCGACCATCGCCGGGCGCGACCGGGAGGCCTTCTATGCCGACTTCGGTGACATCGTCTTCGACGACGACGCCAACGTCGTCTCCGCCGGGCGGTGCGGCCAGTGGGCCTGGGTCTGGGAGCACGCCGGGTGGCTGTGCGTGGAGGACGGCGACCTGGTCCGGAACGCCTCGATCGGAACGGCGGCGCTGGTGCTGAACGCCAACGAGAAGCCCATGGTCGAGTTCGGCTACGCCGAGGACGGCCGGCTCGTGACCGCGTTCAACACCATCCTCGGCCTTGCGCCCAGGGACCGCACCGGCAGTGACCCGCACCGGTTCGACGCCGAGCTGCTCGCACTGGGCGCCGACCCCGACCGCGACGAGACCGGTCCGCTGGGACTGCGCGGGCTGTTCCTCGGCCTGGCCGAGAGCCTGGGTGTCGGCATACCCGGCGACCTCCACGGCGCGGAGACGCTCAGCGCCCGACTGCGGCCACGACAGTAG
- a CDS encoding alpha-ketoglutarate-dependent dioxygenase AlkB — protein sequence MTVALQGSLFSAADTLALGSLTRSRRTELGFGAWIDVLPGWLSGADSLFEFLAESVAWHAERRQMYEQVVSVPRLLARFGEDDRLPHPVLARAREALSAHYAAELGEPFRTAGLCYYRDGRDSVAWHGDRFGRGSSQDTMVAILSVGEPRSLLLRPRGGGADSLRRTLGHGDLLVMGGSCQRTWDHAVPKTPKPVGPRISVQFRPRNVA from the coding sequence ATGACGGTAGCTCTCCAGGGATCCCTGTTCTCGGCGGCCGACACGCTCGCGCTCGGCAGCCTCACCCGGTCGCGCCGTACCGAGCTGGGGTTCGGCGCGTGGATCGACGTCCTGCCCGGGTGGCTGTCCGGCGCCGACTCGCTGTTCGAGTTCCTGGCCGAGTCGGTGGCCTGGCACGCCGAGCGGCGGCAGATGTACGAGCAGGTGGTCAGCGTCCCCCGGCTGCTCGCCCGGTTCGGCGAGGACGACCGGCTGCCGCACCCGGTGCTGGCGCGGGCTCGGGAGGCCCTCAGCGCGCACTACGCGGCCGAGCTCGGCGAGCCCTTCCGCACCGCGGGCCTGTGCTACTACCGGGACGGGCGCGACAGTGTCGCCTGGCACGGCGACCGCTTCGGCCGGGGCAGCAGCCAGGACACCATGGTCGCCATCCTGTCCGTCGGCGAGCCGCGCTCGCTGCTGCTGCGCCCGCGCGGCGGCGGCGCGGACTCGCTGCGGCGGACGCTGGGGCACGGCGACCTGCTGGTGATGGGCGGCTCCTGCCAGCGCACCTGGGACCACGCGGTGCCGAAGACCCCGAAGCCGGTCGGCCCCCGGATCAGCGTCCAGTTCCGCCCACGCAACGTCGCCTGA
- a CDS encoding NADP-dependent oxidoreductase: MSESTAVPTHAQSVAFAAFGGAEQLTLSDSPVPAPGAGQVLLRIHAVGVNPLDWKIRRGLLQQVFALPLPHVLGVEGSGTVVATGPEVTAWKVGDEVFGPVAAGYAQYSLAEAADLAAKPAELSWELAAALPVAAETAYRTLELLKVTAGETLLVHGAAGAVGGVVVQLAVADGIRVIGTASEANHEYLRELGAIPVSYGDGVFDRVRAAAPQGVDAVLDTSGAGVLAASVELVGGTERVVTVADPAEAGVLGVRFSGGGEGVRVAQGLAAGLRLFQAGTLKLPIRAALPLAEAAAAQDLSEQGHGRGKIVLLP, translated from the coding sequence ATGTCCGAGTCCACCGCTGTTCCCACCCACGCTCAGTCCGTCGCGTTCGCCGCCTTCGGCGGAGCGGAGCAACTGACCCTCAGCGACAGCCCGGTACCCGCGCCGGGCGCGGGGCAGGTGCTGCTCCGGATCCACGCGGTCGGGGTCAACCCGCTCGACTGGAAGATCCGCCGCGGCCTGTTGCAGCAGGTGTTCGCGCTGCCGCTCCCGCACGTGCTCGGCGTGGAGGGGAGCGGCACGGTGGTGGCCACCGGTCCCGAGGTGACCGCCTGGAAGGTCGGCGACGAGGTCTTCGGACCGGTCGCCGCGGGATACGCCCAGTACTCGCTGGCCGAGGCCGCCGATCTCGCGGCCAAGCCCGCCGAGCTGAGCTGGGAGCTGGCCGCCGCGCTGCCGGTCGCCGCGGAGACGGCGTACCGGACGCTGGAACTGCTCAAGGTCACCGCCGGGGAGACGCTGCTGGTGCACGGCGCGGCCGGGGCGGTGGGCGGCGTGGTGGTGCAGCTCGCGGTCGCCGACGGGATCCGGGTGATCGGCACCGCGAGTGAGGCCAACCACGAGTACCTGCGCGAGCTGGGCGCGATCCCGGTCAGCTACGGCGACGGCGTGTTCGACCGGGTGCGCGCGGCCGCGCCGCAGGGTGTCGACGCGGTGCTGGACACCTCGGGCGCCGGAGTGCTGGCGGCGTCGGTGGAGCTGGTCGGCGGCACCGAGCGGGTGGTCACCGTGGCCGACCCGGCCGAGGCCGGGGTGCTTGGGGTGCGCTTCAGCGGCGGCGGCGAGGGAGTCAGGGTCGCCCAGGGCCTGGCCGCCGGCCTGCGGCTGTTCCAGGCGGGGACGCTGAAGCTGCCGATCCGCGCCGCCCTGCCGCTGGCCGAGGCGGCGGCCGCGCAGGACCTGAGCGAGCAGGGGCACGGCCGGGGCAAGATCGTCCTGCTGCCCTGA
- a CDS encoding helix-turn-helix transcriptional regulator has translation MNRTELADFLRRSRERVRPADVGLPEGPRRRTPGLRREEVAQVSGMSADYYMRLEQARSPQPSIQMLSALARALRLSEDGRDHLYLLAGHRPPPGPAAGEEIGPTLRYLLAQMPDTPMQITSDLGDLLAQNPAAEALFGCACTVEGEYRNIAWAWFTRTRTRQAFHPEDWAQASRCHVADLRAAVARRGDAVSAALVRRLLAHSPEFAGLWAEHEVRVRRSTVLRLRHPRVGEVELAAETLLTPAEDQRVQIFTPVPGSGSGEALAALRAIGEAHVGLDTM, from the coding sequence ATGAATCGCACCGAACTGGCGGACTTCCTGCGCCGCTCCCGGGAGCGGGTGCGCCCGGCCGACGTCGGCCTGCCGGAGGGGCCGCGCCGCCGCACTCCCGGGCTGCGCCGGGAGGAAGTGGCGCAGGTGTCCGGCATGTCCGCGGACTACTACATGCGGCTGGAGCAGGCCCGCAGCCCGCAGCCGTCCATCCAGATGCTCTCCGCGCTGGCCCGCGCGCTGCGGCTGAGCGAGGACGGCCGCGACCACCTCTACCTGCTGGCCGGGCACCGCCCGCCGCCCGGTCCGGCGGCCGGGGAGGAGATCGGGCCGACGCTGCGCTACCTGCTGGCGCAGATGCCGGACACCCCCATGCAGATCACCAGCGACCTCGGCGACCTGCTGGCGCAGAACCCGGCGGCCGAGGCGCTGTTCGGCTGCGCCTGCACGGTGGAGGGCGAGTACCGCAACATCGCCTGGGCCTGGTTCACCAGGACCCGCACCCGGCAGGCGTTCCATCCGGAGGACTGGGCGCAGGCCAGCCGCTGCCACGTGGCCGACCTGCGCGCCGCCGTGGCCCGGCGCGGCGACGCCGTCTCGGCCGCGCTGGTGCGGCGGCTGCTGGCGCACAGCCCCGAGTTCGCCGGGCTGTGGGCGGAGCACGAGGTGCGGGTGCGCCGCAGCACGGTGCTCCGGCTGCGGCACCCCCGGGTCGGTGAGGTCGAGCTGGCGGCGGAGACGCTGCTGACCCCGGCGGAGGACCAGCGGGTGCAGATCTTCACACCGGTGCCGGGCAGCGGCAGCGGTGAGGCGCTGGCGGCACTGCGCGCGATCGGTGAGGCGCACGTCGGTCTCGACACCATGTGA
- a CDS encoding AfsR/SARP family transcriptional regulator has translation MRFGVLGPLLVDDGATERQITARRQRALLATLLLRANRSVTWDELAHSVWDGCPPAGARTTLQGYVLRLRRLLGEAGARLLTQGSGYRLVVAPDEFDVQLFTRLRTEAEQAAADREWSHCQELLLRALGLWRGTPLQDVPGLADQAELVRQLGEARLQALELRLEAELELGRHTHVLIELGTLAQEHPLRERFTGQLMLALYRSERQAEALEVYQRTRRTLVRELAVAPGRALQQLHQRILLRDPELDAPSIKEAAADSAPAATPPAAFAPAQLPPLTDDFTGRAEAAGQLLIHLGAPAPDGAAPRSAAVVGPAGIGKTALALHVAHQLRPGFPDGQLYAAMAGAGPDPVPAHDVQGRFLRALGTPPDAVPAQPDERTALYRSVLAPRRVLVMLDDVRDAAQVRDLLPGSGSSAVLLTARQDLPALANTRSFGLETLSLDESRSLFERIVGAGRVEPEPEAVTAVLGSCCGLPLAIRIAGARLATRPRWSIQQLADRLADTRRTLTELTAGELSVRAGLALGYAGLGPEHTAQGPGLPRCFRLLGLGGLPQFGPSAAAALFGTSVERAEEVLEALVDHRLLELPHGGQYRFHDLTRLYAEEMAAAEESPAARAAAFGRLLAWFLAGAEAAAELLRPAGRPALFGPERLSLGAGPAAGTEAGTAAGTEAGTEAAVAVGPDAPRFRGQEQALDWFETELPTLVALSARAQRPGTEEFCWRLAEAMRQYFIVRRHWSDWISAYETGLAAAESAGEPLGAARMRDGLGTAYLDLRRFDDAARVTRAAIEAYRAMGRKDLQALALSNLTGVLAAQGSHREGMDAAREALRIQLEAQDHSAAAVTLGNLGMLQVADGQPAEAVDSYLDGLELSRKAGHRYAEAAILSNLGEAALALGAYPDAIAYCEEALVLCTAIGTDHGRAVTLACLGQALDRSGRNRQARAALAEALEIFERLGAPDAEAVRTALAALAPAR, from the coding sequence ATGCGGTTCGGCGTGCTCGGGCCGCTGCTGGTGGACGACGGCGCCACCGAGCGCCAGATCACCGCGCGCCGCCAGCGGGCCCTGCTGGCGACCCTGCTGCTGCGGGCCAACCGCTCGGTCACCTGGGACGAACTCGCCCACAGCGTCTGGGACGGCTGCCCGCCCGCCGGGGCCCGGACCACGCTCCAGGGCTACGTCCTGCGGCTGCGCCGACTGCTCGGCGAGGCGGGCGCCCGGCTGCTCACCCAGGGCTCCGGCTACCGGCTGGTGGTCGCGCCGGACGAGTTCGACGTCCAGCTGTTCACCCGGCTGCGGACCGAGGCCGAGCAGGCCGCCGCCGACCGCGAGTGGAGCCACTGCCAGGAACTGCTGCTGCGGGCCCTGGGCCTGTGGCGGGGCACCCCGCTACAGGATGTCCCCGGCCTCGCCGACCAGGCCGAGCTGGTCCGGCAGCTCGGCGAGGCCCGGTTGCAGGCCCTGGAACTGCGACTGGAGGCCGAGCTGGAGCTGGGTCGGCACACGCACGTGCTGATCGAGCTCGGCACCCTGGCCCAGGAGCACCCGCTGCGCGAGCGCTTCACCGGGCAGCTGATGCTCGCGCTCTACCGCAGCGAGCGGCAGGCCGAAGCGCTGGAGGTCTACCAGCGCACCCGGCGCACCCTGGTCCGCGAGCTCGCGGTCGCCCCCGGCCGCGCACTACAGCAGCTGCACCAGCGCATACTCTTGCGCGATCCGGAACTTGACGCACCGTCAATCAAGGAGGCCGCCGCCGACAGCGCCCCCGCGGCCACCCCTCCCGCCGCCTTCGCGCCCGCACAGCTCCCGCCGCTCACCGACGACTTCACCGGACGCGCGGAAGCCGCCGGGCAGTTGCTGATCCACCTCGGCGCCCCGGCGCCCGACGGCGCCGCACCCCGGTCGGCGGCGGTCGTCGGCCCCGCCGGGATCGGCAAGACCGCGCTCGCCCTCCACGTCGCCCACCAGCTGCGCCCCGGATTCCCGGACGGCCAGCTGTACGCCGCGATGGCGGGCGCCGGTCCCGACCCGGTCCCGGCGCACGACGTCCAGGGCCGCTTCCTGCGCGCCCTCGGCACCCCGCCGGACGCCGTACCCGCGCAACCGGACGAGCGCACCGCGCTGTACCGCTCGGTGCTGGCCCCGCGCCGGGTGCTGGTCATGCTGGACGACGTCCGCGACGCGGCCCAGGTCCGCGACCTGCTGCCGGGCAGCGGAAGCTCGGCGGTCCTGCTCACCGCCCGCCAGGACCTGCCCGCGCTGGCCAACACCCGCTCCTTCGGCCTGGAGACGCTCAGCCTGGACGAGAGCCGGTCGCTGTTCGAACGGATCGTCGGGGCCGGCCGGGTCGAGCCGGAGCCGGAGGCGGTCACCGCCGTGCTCGGCAGCTGCTGCGGACTGCCGCTGGCGATCCGGATCGCCGGAGCCCGGCTGGCGACCCGGCCGCGGTGGAGCATCCAGCAGCTCGCCGACCGGCTCGCGGACACCCGCCGCACGCTGACCGAGCTCACCGCCGGTGAGCTCTCGGTCCGCGCCGGGCTCGCCCTCGGCTACGCCGGGCTCGGCCCGGAGCACACCGCCCAGGGTCCCGGCCTGCCCCGCTGCTTCCGGCTGCTCGGCCTCGGCGGCCTGCCGCAGTTCGGCCCCTCCGCCGCCGCCGCGCTGTTCGGCACCTCGGTCGAGCGGGCCGAGGAGGTGCTGGAGGCGCTGGTCGACCACCGGCTGCTGGAACTGCCGCACGGCGGCCAGTACCGCTTCCACGACCTCACCCGGCTCTACGCCGAGGAGATGGCCGCCGCCGAGGAGTCCCCGGCGGCCCGGGCCGCGGCCTTCGGCCGACTGCTGGCCTGGTTCCTGGCCGGCGCCGAGGCAGCGGCCGAACTGCTGCGCCCGGCCGGACGCCCGGCGCTGTTCGGCCCGGAACGGCTGAGCCTCGGCGCCGGACCCGCCGCCGGGACCGAAGCGGGGACCGCAGCGGGGACCGAGGCGGGGACCGAGGCCGCCGTGGCCGTCGGCCCGGACGCGCCCCGGTTCCGCGGCCAGGAGCAGGCGCTGGACTGGTTCGAGACGGAACTGCCCACCCTGGTCGCGCTCAGCGCCCGGGCCCAGCGGCCCGGCACCGAGGAGTTCTGCTGGCGGCTCGCGGAGGCCATGCGCCAGTACTTCATCGTGCGGCGGCACTGGTCCGACTGGATCAGCGCCTACGAGACCGGCCTGGCCGCCGCCGAGAGCGCGGGCGAACCGCTCGGCGCGGCCCGGATGCGGGACGGCCTCGGCACCGCCTACCTGGACCTGCGCCGCTTCGACGACGCGGCCCGGGTCACCCGGGCGGCCATCGAGGCCTACCGGGCCATGGGCCGCAAGGACCTCCAGGCGCTGGCACTGAGCAACCTCACCGGCGTACTCGCCGCCCAGGGCAGCCACCGCGAGGGCATGGACGCCGCCCGGGAGGCGCTGCGGATCCAGCTGGAGGCGCAGGACCACAGCGCCGCCGCGGTCACCCTCGGCAACCTGGGCATGCTCCAGGTCGCCGACGGACAGCCGGCGGAGGCCGTCGACAGCTACCTGGACGGCCTGGAGCTCAGCCGCAAGGCGGGCCACCGGTACGCCGAGGCGGCGATCCTCAGCAACCTCGGCGAGGCCGCGCTCGCCCTGGGCGCCTACCCGGACGCCATCGCCTACTGCGAGGAGGCCCTGGTGCTGTGCACCGCCATCGGTACCGACCACGGCCGCGCGGTGACCCTGGCCTGCCTGGGCCAGGCACTGGACCGCAGCGGCCGGAACCGGCAGGCCAGGGCCGCGCTGGCCGAGGCGCTGGAGATCTTCGAGCGGCTGGGCGCGCCCGACGCCGAGGCGGTCCGGACCGCCCTGGCCGCGCTCGCCCCGGCCCGCTAG
- a CDS encoding RNA polymerase sigma factor — MDDHADATDRELWARGCAGDTLAFGVLFDRHSDVVHNHLRRRLENPADAEDLTSAVFLHAWRRRHEVVVDRESVLPWLLAVANNVGANQRRSLNRYRAALDRLAPDPHVADHAEAVAARIDDAADLARLRAAVRGLSAHERDVVELCVWSGLDQHAAAVTLGVAVGTVKSRLSRARRRLGLALAVPEPTVRHQRQGALR; from the coding sequence ATGGACGACCATGCGGACGCCACCGACCGGGAGCTGTGGGCACGCGGCTGCGCCGGTGACACGCTCGCGTTCGGTGTGCTCTTCGACCGCCACTCCGACGTGGTCCACAACCACCTGCGGCGACGGCTGGAGAACCCGGCCGACGCCGAGGACCTGACCTCGGCGGTGTTCCTGCACGCCTGGCGGCGCAGACACGAGGTCGTGGTCGACCGCGAGTCCGTGCTGCCCTGGCTGCTGGCCGTGGCCAACAACGTCGGCGCCAACCAGCGGCGTTCGCTGAACCGCTACCGGGCGGCGCTGGACCGGCTCGCCCCCGACCCGCACGTCGCCGACCACGCCGAGGCGGTGGCCGCCCGGATCGACGACGCGGCGGACCTGGCCCGGCTGCGCGCCGCGGTCCGCGGCCTGTCCGCCCACGAACGCGACGTGGTCGAACTCTGCGTCTGGTCCGGCCTGGACCAGCACGCCGCCGCGGTGACCCTCGGGGTCGCCGTGGGGACGGTCAAGTCCCGCCTGTCCCGGGCCCGGCGACGGCTGGGCCTGGCCCTGGCCGTGCCGGAGCCGACCGTCCGCCACCAACGCCAAGGGGCTCTTCGATGA